A single genomic interval of Spirosoma taeanense harbors:
- a CDS encoding S66 peptidase family protein: MQIPSFLRPGDTVAVMSPASWFPYEELAEGLRILHDDWQLNVIEGESLRAVDGPFAGSDALRRADLQRFLDDPTIRAVFAARGGYGCYRIADGLDLSGLQQHPKWLIGFSDVTVLLSLFYNQGVQSLHGLMPRQFGGIERAESLESLRQWLFGEIRDQYAVLAHPLNRLGQATGPLVGGNLTLLINSLGTPTDLNFAGTILFIEDIDETLFSLDRMMTQLRRSGRLAGLAGLVVGQFTDMRVNLSLPFGKDAFEIIAEAVSDYKYPVLFNFPAGHVDYNLALPIGRTISLSVGKEEGKLVFG; this comes from the coding sequence GCTGCGGATCTTACACGACGACTGGCAGCTCAACGTGATCGAAGGCGAAAGCTTGCGGGCGGTCGATGGCCCCTTTGCGGGCTCCGATGCGTTGCGCCGGGCCGATCTGCAGCGCTTTCTGGACGACCCGACGATACGGGCGGTGTTTGCTGCGCGCGGTGGCTATGGCTGCTACCGCATCGCCGATGGTCTTGATTTGAGTGGTTTGCAGCAACATCCCAAATGGCTCATTGGCTTTAGCGACGTAACGGTGCTGCTTAGCTTGTTTTATAATCAGGGCGTGCAAAGCCTGCACGGACTAATGCCCCGGCAATTTGGCGGGATTGAGCGGGCCGAGTCACTCGAATCGCTGCGGCAGTGGTTGTTTGGTGAGATACGGGATCAATATGCGGTGCTTGCGCATCCGCTCAACCGTTTAGGGCAGGCTACTGGGCCATTGGTCGGTGGCAACCTAACCCTGCTGATCAATTCGCTTGGCACGCCTACCGATCTGAATTTTGCAGGAACGATTCTCTTTATCGAAGATATTGACGAAACGCTTTTTTCCCTCGATCGGATGATGACGCAGTTACGTCGGTCGGGGCGGCTGGCGGGGCTGGCGGGTTTGGTCGTGGGGCAGTTTACCGACATGCGCGTAAACCTGTCGCTGCCGTTCGGCAAAGATGCCTTTGAAATCATTGCCGAGGCTGTGTCGGACTATAAGTATCCTGTCTTGTTCAACTTTCCGGCCGGGCACGTTGACTATAATCTGGCCTTGCCCATCGGCCGGACAATAAGCCTGTCGGTGGGTAAAGAAGAAGGGAAATTGGTATTTGGGTAA